The genomic region GATTATGAAAGATATAGGATTTAGGGTGAAAGGACTTACTTGGGACATTATAAAACCTTAAATCAATCTTATCTCCTAGTTCCCCCTTAAGAAGGTATAAGGCTGAAGGTTCAGTTATTCTTAAATAGTTTCCTGTTAAAATTCTAATTTTAACTCCCCTTGAAACAGCTTCCTTTAAGTCCTCTAAAATAAGCTTTACTCCTGATTCCATTAGGAAGGATACAATGATGTCAATTGCTTCTGCCTTTTTTATGCTTTCCTTTAAACTGTAATATAGAAAATTCTTGTCTCCAGTTATTGCATTAGGGCTCTCAATAAATATTGGAGCCTTTATATTTATATCTAATTGTTCTTTTATTTTTATATCCTTAACAGCCTTCACAATCTCTCACCTTTTTAAGTAAAATTATTTTACAGCCTTAAGAATTATACCTTCCTTAAAGCCGCCTCTTTCTTCTTTTTTCTTATTCCTTGCCTTAATAAGTTCTTCTTCACTATATCCTAGGGCAGAAGCAAGTCCAAATAAAACTTCCATAATATCTGCCAGCTCTTCTAGGTTCTTTTCTTCTAGGAATTCTTCAAGCTCTTCCTTAAGTTTATTTTCTAAAAGCTTATATTTATCCTCCTCTGAGGCAATTTCTATTTCACATTCACTGCCAGCTGCCTTTATTATTTCTGGTATTTTGTCCCTTACTAGTTTGTTGTATTCTTTCATTTGCTGCTCCCCCTTTTGCTCAATTTAATTCTAAGCTTATTTATTTGGATATTCCTTCTCTAATGGTTCTCTAGAATATTCCTTTAAATTATACAATACCGCTCCATAATCTTTATAATTTTTTCTTGCTTCAATTAATGTTAAGCCATGATTTAAATCACTTGCTTCATTATCACTTTTAAGGAACAAATCTATTTCCCACAAACATACTGGGCATACATAAGAAAGTGCATTTCCATTATTGGGAATGGTAATAAATCCACAACAAGGACATGGTGAATTTCCCTTTACATAAACTTCATCATTAGATTGGTTACTTATTATTTCCCTACTTTTTACTTCTGGCAAATACTTATATTCTTTTTTACTCATAAATAGACCACCTATTCTTTAATAAAAGTAAAAGCTATATTTTTTGAACGGCAAATTCCCAAGCTATTTTCTCATCTACATATCTCATCATACTTTCTTCACTGCAGTGCTTAATTTCAAAATCTTTAAAGTAATATTCTATATCTTCCCTATCAAAAAATCTTTTATAGCCACTTTCAGTTAAGTAAAAATGCTTTTCTATTTTTTGCCCAGCTAAGGCTCCGTAGTTTTTGTCATTAACTGAATTAAGCCTGCCTATTAAATAGCCCTTAGGCTTTAGAACCCTCTTTATTTCTTGGATAATCTTTTTAGTAGCAGCATCGTTAAAGTAATGTAGAGATAAATCAGCTATGATAACTGAAGCACTTTCATCTTCAAAGGGAAGTTTTTGAGTTAAATCAAGCTGACTTGTTTCTGAATTAGCTATGTATTTTCTTACTATTTTTAAGGCTTCTTCTGAATAGTCACAGGATAGGACCTTGTAATTTCTTTCTATTAAATATAAAGTGTCTCCCCCTGAGCCACAGCCTAAGTCTATTATTAGGCTGTCTTTGTTGGCTTTTAGTATGGGTTCGTATTTGTCTAGCCAGAGGTCGTAGCTTGGTGGCTTGTTGTTTAGGGTTTGGTAGATGGTGTTCCAGTAGGTTTGCATGCTACTTTCTCCTTATAAGTATATATTAATTATACAATATTTAGATTAGTGATAGAGTTTATTTCTGTGAAGATAAATTATTGATAAAATAAATAGTTTTACAAGTAATTAAAAAATAAATTCTTCACAGAATAGGTGGAAATATTAGTGAATAACTTAATACGAAAGATTAAAAAACGTTTATTTATTGAACCTTCTCCTTTAATTTGTGCTACAGTTTCATTAAGATTTTTAATAACTACCGATTCTTTACCTTCATTATTCTAATTCTAATAAGTCTACTGCTGCTTATTCATCAAAATATATTATTTTCCAAACTTCTGATTCCATTTTTCACTATATGTTTTTCTTCTTTTTAATAGATTATGTTAATATCAGTTCATAATTTATATTCTATAATCCTACTATTAATTCTATCTTTTTCAAACAAATTATTTACAAATTGCACAATTTAGATCTTTTCTCTAAAATGATGTTTTATTAAATTTAATAACATTTGATATGT from Clostridium isatidis harbors:
- a CDS encoding nucleoside triphosphate pyrophosphohydrolase, with amino-acid sequence MKEYNKLVRDKIPEIIKAAGSECEIEIASEEDKYKLLENKLKEELEEFLEEKNLEELADIMEVLFGLASALGYSEEELIKARNKKKEERGGFKEGIILKAVK
- a CDS encoding CPCC family cysteine-rich protein codes for the protein MSKKEYKYLPEVKSREIISNQSNDEVYVKGNSPCPCCGFITIPNNGNALSYVCPVCLWEIDLFLKSDNEASDLNHGLTLIEARKNYKDYGAVLYNLKEYSREPLEKEYPNK
- a CDS encoding class I SAM-dependent methyltransferase; the protein is MQTYWNTIYQTLNNKPPSYDLWLDKYEPILKANKDSLIIDLGCGSGGDTLYLIERNYKVLSCDYSEEALKIVRKYIANSETSQLDLTQKLPFEDESASVIIADLSLHYFNDAATKKIIQEIKRVLKPKGYLIGRLNSVNDKNYGALAGQKIEKHFYLTESGYKRFFDREDIEYYFKDFEIKHCSEESMMRYVDEKIAWEFAVQKI